The proteins below come from a single Halomonas binhaiensis genomic window:
- a CDS encoding GNAT family N-acetyltransferase, translated as MSVSQPSHSQPSLYQPSLYQPALYQPTPTLRPVFQRHVPGIGQLAIRPLDVDQDIDLVHAWVSAPRASFWGMQGHSTLQVSGFYRDMQHSAHAQGWLGLCNGQPAFLIEIYDPRHDPLGEHYAVEPGDVGMHFLVAPAETPVSGFSRAVITTIMTFLFESADTRRVVVEPDVNNAAIHPLNQHVGFRYQRQIQLAEKTAWLGMATRNDLANAIAARSPRLSADAQLHMTGSSAHLTPERWAAANRHLVRKAIAEFSHERLLSPVSLSAANADPSAPQPYQLHSPDQRVCYRFTARRLALDHWLIDVDSLSRQADGQELPIDAQQFINEFRQPLGIQVPMLPVYLEEVSATLFALAYKLDPQRHDADALVDAEFQTLEAAMIEGHPVFVANSGRMGFDAVDFHAYAPEAGSDASLVWLAVHKDCAHFSCSAELDYHQVMEEELGQAQVQDFHARIESHGLKADDYLLMPTHPWQWSHKLAITFAAEVAEQRILCLGHGLDVYRPQQSIRTWYNISQPQRRYVKTALSILNMGFMRGLSPHYMRHTPAINDWVHALVENDPELKAQGFCVLREQAAIGVRRDIIEAHFDKYSGYRKMLSALWRESPARFTTDGHRLTTMAALLHQDHQGRALLPRLIRASGLSAEAWLTRYLRAYLRPLLHCFYAHDLVFMPHGENLILQLKDHVPVRAIMKDIAEEIGLMNTEVELPEEVARIAVEVPEELKVLSLLTDVFDCFLRFVAAILVDDGCIDESRFWQQVAQCIIDYQQDHPQFADKFQRHDLFAPRFTLSCLNRLQLRDHQQMIDLADPAANLQFAGQLDNPIAEFRPQLSQQPSPQQSQEQSQEQSQERPQLEDEVMPG; from the coding sequence ATGTCTGTTTCTCAACCGTCTCATTCTCAACCAAGCCTTTATCAACCAAGCCTTTATCAACCGGCTCTATACCAACCAACCCCGACCCTGCGTCCGGTCTTCCAGCGCCATGTTCCAGGTATCGGGCAACTGGCGATTCGCCCGCTGGACGTGGATCAGGATATCGATCTGGTACATGCCTGGGTGAGTGCTCCCCGCGCCAGCTTCTGGGGCATGCAAGGACACTCCACGCTTCAGGTCAGCGGCTTCTACCGCGACATGCAGCACAGTGCCCACGCGCAGGGCTGGCTGGGCCTGTGCAATGGTCAGCCGGCGTTTCTGATCGAAATCTATGACCCACGCCACGACCCGCTCGGTGAGCACTATGCGGTCGAGCCCGGCGACGTGGGCATGCACTTTCTGGTGGCCCCGGCAGAAACGCCTGTTTCCGGTTTCAGCCGTGCGGTTATCACCACCATCATGACGTTTCTGTTCGAATCTGCGGATACGCGTCGCGTGGTGGTGGAACCGGACGTCAACAATGCCGCCATTCACCCGCTCAACCAGCATGTGGGATTCCGCTACCAGCGCCAGATTCAACTGGCCGAAAAGACTGCCTGGCTGGGCATGGCCACCCGTAACGACCTGGCCAATGCCATTGCCGCACGCTCGCCCAGGCTGAGCGCCGATGCCCAGTTGCACATGACCGGCAGCAGCGCACACCTGACGCCCGAACGCTGGGCCGCCGCCAACCGTCACCTGGTACGCAAGGCCATTGCCGAATTCAGCCACGAACGCCTGCTATCGCCGGTTTCCCTGTCTGCCGCCAATGCTGATCCTTCCGCCCCACAGCCCTACCAACTGCACAGCCCGGACCAGCGAGTCTGCTATCGCTTCACTGCCCGCCGCCTAGCGTTGGATCATTGGCTGATCGATGTCGATAGCCTCAGCCGTCAGGCCGATGGCCAGGAACTGCCCATCGATGCCCAGCAGTTCATCAACGAATTCCGTCAGCCGCTGGGCATTCAGGTGCCGATGCTGCCGGTCTACCTCGAGGAAGTCTCGGCGACGCTGTTTGCCCTGGCCTACAAGCTGGATCCTCAGCGCCACGATGCGGATGCGCTGGTCGATGCCGAATTCCAGACCCTGGAAGCGGCCATGATCGAAGGTCATCCGGTGTTCGTGGCCAACAGCGGACGCATGGGCTTCGATGCCGTGGATTTCCACGCCTATGCCCCCGAGGCTGGCAGCGATGCCTCCCTGGTGTGGCTGGCCGTCCACAAGGATTGCGCCCACTTCAGCTGCAGTGCCGAGCTGGACTATCACCAGGTCATGGAAGAAGAACTCGGCCAGGCGCAGGTGCAGGATTTCCATGCCCGCATCGAGAGCCACGGATTGAAGGCCGATGACTATCTGCTGATGCCCACGCACCCCTGGCAGTGGAGCCACAAGCTGGCCATCACCTTTGCCGCCGAAGTGGCCGAACAGCGCATCCTGTGCCTGGGCCATGGGCTTGATGTCTATCGCCCGCAGCAGTCGATCCGTACCTGGTACAACATCAGCCAGCCTCAGCGCCGCTATGTGAAGACGGCACTGTCGATCCTCAACATGGGCTTCATGCGTGGGCTGTCACCGCATTACATGCGGCATACGCCCGCCATCAACGACTGGGTGCATGCGCTGGTCGAGAATGATCCCGAGCTCAAGGCTCAGGGCTTCTGTGTGCTGCGCGAGCAGGCTGCCATCGGCGTACGCCGCGATATCATCGAAGCCCACTTCGACAAGTACAGCGGCTATCGCAAGATGCTCTCTGCCCTGTGGCGCGAGAGCCCGGCACGCTTCACCACCGACGGACACCGCCTGACGACCATGGCGGCGCTATTGCACCAGGATCATCAAGGCCGCGCGCTGCTGCCACGCCTGATCCGCGCCAGCGGGCTGTCTGCCGAGGCCTGGCTGACCCGCTACCTGCGGGCCTACCTGCGCCCTCTGCTGCATTGCTTCTATGCCCACGACCTGGTGTTCATGCCCCATGGCGAGAACCTGATCCTGCAGCTCAAGGACCATGTCCCGGTGCGCGCGATCATGAAGGATATCGCCGAGGAAATCGGCCTGATGAATACCGAGGTCGAACTGCCGGAGGAAGTCGCACGCATTGCCGTGGAAGTGCCCGAGGAACTGAAGGTGCTGTCGCTGCTGACGGATGTGTTCGACTGCTTCCTGCGCTTCGTCGCCGCCATCCTGGTCGACGATGGCTGCATCGATGAATCGCGTTTCTGGCAGCAGGTCGCCCAGTGCATCATCGATTACCAGCAGGACCATCCGCAGTTTGCCGACAAGTTCCAGCGCCACGACCTGTTCGCTCCGCGCTTCACCCTGTCCTGCCTCAACCGCCTGCAGCTGCGTGATCATCAGCAGATGATCGACCTGGCCGACCCGGCAGCCAACCTGCAGTTTGCCGGGCAACTCGACAACCCGATCGCCGAGTTCCGACCTCAGCTATCTCAACAACCATCTCCACAACAGTCTCAAGAACAGTCTCAAGAACAGTCTCAAGAACGGCCCCAGCTTGAGGATGAAGTCATGCCCGGGTGA
- a CDS encoding RNA polymerase sigma factor, with amino-acid sequence MQAPHIEALYRQHADELRQYLARQLGCRHLAEDLCQDVFVRLQSQQDLIAIHEPRAWLYRVARHLVIDHYRREGARPACIGLDDPALCLACPRATPEHVSDARQSLERIRLLLTQLPEHLRNALLWHRIDGLAQRVIGQRLGVSESMAGRYIRQAEESLLARHAITGANA; translated from the coding sequence ATGCAGGCCCCTCACATCGAAGCTCTCTATCGCCAACATGCCGATGAGCTGCGCCAGTATCTTGCGCGCCAGCTGGGCTGCCGCCACCTGGCCGAAGACCTGTGTCAGGATGTCTTTGTACGCCTGCAATCACAGCAGGACCTGATTGCCATTCACGAGCCGCGGGCCTGGCTCTACCGGGTGGCTCGCCACCTTGTCATCGATCATTACCGTCGCGAAGGCGCACGCCCGGCCTGCATCGGCCTGGACGATCCTGCGCTATGCCTGGCCTGTCCACGTGCCACGCCGGAACATGTCAGCGATGCCCGACAAAGCCTGGAGCGTATCCGCTTATTGCTGACGCAATTGCCGGAGCATCTGCGCAATGCCCTGCTGTGGCACCGCATCGATGGTCTCGCTCAACGGGTCATTGGCCAGCGCCTTGGGGTCTCGGAAAGCATGGCGGGACGCTATATCCGCCAGGCCGAGGAAAGCTTGCTTGCCCGACACGCCATCACAGGTGCCAACGCTTGA
- a CDS encoding DHA2 family efflux MFS transporter permease subunit, with protein MIENAQRPRQTSKNTSKGERRETMSQVKMHGSRVLISVLLGTFTVSLNNSALNLAVAELMDTFQASAVLVSWVVTLFLISMGMTMPMTGYLADRFGKKRIYLLGLWLFLAGSLAGAAAQGLGGIILARGIQGIAAGLMIPLSLSLIFAAYPSDQRGKASGIWGFAVMLAPAIGPTVGGLLLEVTHQWRALFLMNVPFALAGLVSAHLYLPNEAPNRQRRFDFYGFFFVTLGMGGVLFALGSMRTLEDLLSLDHLVPLVLGSVALAVFVWVEKRVVHPLLNLGLFAVQRYRASVIIACIQAVVTFGCILLIPLWMQHAQGYGALATGLIFLPTAIAAACCSPYAGSLIDRYSPRWVITAGLVVTTASLAGMGMLEIAAPLWMAGALMALRGIGQGFAYLPSTTVGLNDLPNDAVAQGSAMNNISRRLLSSVGIVALSLYYELRVSHQLALGVPMTEASAQTSSEAFLVLAFMTCLAIPLALSLRSHRDQKEEPRYQTHP; from the coding sequence GTGATCGAAAATGCGCAACGCCCACGACAGACCAGCAAAAACACAAGCAAAGGCGAAAGACGAGAGACCATGTCCCAGGTGAAAATGCACGGCAGTCGAGTATTGATCAGCGTACTGCTGGGCACCTTCACCGTCAGCCTGAACAACAGTGCGCTAAACCTGGCCGTGGCCGAGCTGATGGACACCTTCCAGGCAAGTGCCGTGCTGGTCAGTTGGGTGGTGACGCTGTTTCTGATCAGCATGGGCATGACCATGCCCATGACCGGTTATCTCGCCGACCGCTTCGGCAAGAAACGTATCTACCTGCTGGGCCTTTGGTTGTTCCTGGCCGGTTCACTGGCAGGCGCTGCCGCCCAAGGATTGGGCGGCATCATTCTGGCGCGAGGTATCCAGGGCATTGCTGCAGGCCTGATGATCCCGTTGTCGCTGTCGCTGATCTTTGCCGCCTACCCCAGCGACCAGCGCGGCAAGGCCAGTGGCATCTGGGGCTTCGCGGTCATGCTGGCACCTGCCATTGGACCTACGGTCGGGGGCCTGCTGCTGGAAGTCACCCACCAATGGCGCGCCCTGTTTCTGATGAACGTGCCTTTCGCCCTGGCCGGACTGGTCAGCGCCCATCTTTACCTGCCCAACGAAGCTCCCAATCGGCAAAGGCGCTTCGACTTCTACGGCTTCTTCTTCGTCACCCTGGGCATGGGCGGCGTGCTGTTCGCGCTGGGCAGCATGCGCACCCTGGAAGACCTGCTGTCACTCGACCACCTTGTCCCCCTCGTATTGGGCAGCGTTGCGCTTGCTGTCTTCGTCTGGGTGGAAAAACGCGTGGTACATCCCCTGCTCAACCTGGGGCTGTTCGCGGTTCAACGCTATCGTGCCAGCGTCATCATCGCCTGCATTCAGGCGGTGGTGACCTTCGGCTGTATCCTGCTCATACCGCTATGGATGCAACATGCCCAGGGCTACGGTGCACTGGCTACCGGTCTGATCTTCCTGCCCACCGCCATCGCCGCGGCCTGCTGCTCGCCCTATGCCGGTAGCTTGATCGATCGCTATTCACCCCGCTGGGTCATCACCGCGGGCCTGGTGGTTACCACCGCTAGCCTGGCAGGCATGGGCATGCTCGAGATAGCCGCGCCGTTGTGGATGGCAGGCGCCTTGATGGCCTTGCGTGGCATTGGGCAAGGCTTCGCCTATCTGCCCTCGACCACGGTTGGCCTCAATGACTTGCCCAACGACGCCGTGGCACAGGGTTCGGCGATGAACAATATTTCCCGTCGCCTGCTGTCATCGGTCGGGATCGTGGCCTTGTCGTTGTATTATGAGCTGCGCGTCTCACATCAGCTGGCGTTGGGCGTGCCGATGACCGAAGCCAGTGCCCAGACATCGAGCGAAGCCTTCCTGGTGCTGGCCTTCATGACTTGCCTGGCCATTCCTCTGGCACTGTCCCTGCGCAGCCATCGAGACCAGAAAGAAGAACCACGCTACCAAACCCATCCATGA
- a CDS encoding ABC transporter substrate-binding protein: MALQLMHRVLLRSALAGLMLAGLTMPGIALSATTGDARTGEVRTDHVRTIANDFGEARIEGTPQRVITLYQGATDTAVALGITPVGVVDSWLEKPMYRYLRPALKDVEHVGLETQPNLEKIAWLNPDLIIATRFRHAQVKPLLDKMAPTVAQRSVFDFKGTLQLMGEASGREQQATALLQDWEHRIADFRSKIAAKLGDEWPQKAAVVRFKSDHARVYSTGFAGSILDEIGFLQPKAFQDQGWGMKLTSMENIPVMNADVLFILMDESDPAIQANYRRWSSHPLWQQLDAVQHGRVYQPDPVTWLMGGGILAANAVLDDLYALYDLENDLENGLEKASTRGVVGADH, translated from the coding sequence ATGGCTTTGCAGTTAATGCACCGCGTGCTGCTGAGATCGGCACTAGCAGGGCTGATGCTCGCGGGGCTGACCATGCCAGGCATCGCCCTGTCCGCTACGACGGGTGATGCGCGAACGGGTGAAGTGCGTACTGATCATGTACGTACGATAGCGAATGACTTCGGGGAAGCTCGCATCGAAGGCACTCCCCAGCGCGTCATCACCCTTTATCAAGGCGCTACCGACACGGCCGTCGCATTGGGTATCACTCCGGTCGGCGTGGTCGATTCCTGGCTGGAAAAGCCCATGTACCGCTATCTGCGCCCGGCCTTGAAGGATGTCGAGCACGTCGGTCTGGAAACCCAGCCCAACCTGGAGAAGATCGCCTGGCTGAATCCTGACCTGATCATCGCAACCCGTTTCCGCCATGCCCAGGTAAAGCCACTGCTCGACAAGATGGCCCCCACCGTGGCCCAGCGCAGTGTGTTCGACTTCAAGGGCACGCTGCAACTGATGGGAGAAGCCTCCGGCCGCGAGCAGCAGGCCACGGCACTGTTGCAGGACTGGGAACACAGGATCGCGGACTTCCGCAGCAAGATTGCCGCCAAGCTTGGCGATGAGTGGCCGCAAAAGGCCGCTGTGGTGCGCTTCAAGAGTGACCATGCGCGGGTCTACAGCACCGGTTTCGCCGGTTCCATTCTTGACGAGATCGGCTTTCTCCAACCGAAAGCTTTCCAGGACCAGGGCTGGGGCATGAAGCTGACCAGCATGGAAAACATTCCGGTGATGAACGCCGATGTGCTGTTCATCCTCATGGACGAGTCAGACCCTGCCATTCAGGCCAACTATCGCCGCTGGTCATCCCATCCGCTGTGGCAGCAACTGGATGCCGTTCAGCACGGGCGTGTCTACCAGCCAGACCCCGTGACCTGGCTGATGGGCGGCGGCATCCTCGCCGCCAATGCGGTGCTGGATGATCTCTACGCGCTGTATGACCTTGAGAATGACCTTGAGAATGGCCTGGAAAAAGCATCAACAAGAGGAGTCGTAGGTGCTGACCACTAG
- a CDS encoding FecCD family ABC transporter permease: MLTTRLAKLTGLACGLLLALIAFVASVALGHTAISATDLIDAVLHYDPTNIDQIIVRSERLPRAMIAAIVGASLAVAGALMQTMTRNPLASPGILGINAGAMFFVVVSVTLLPLHSPSQYVWAALFGACIAAAVVYLLGRGRHGELSPLRVVLAGVAVTALFVSFSQGLLIIDQEGFESVLFWLAGSVSGRELDMLTPLLPLFLSAAVLCLVLMRHANALLLGDDVVKGLGLSANVIKLLLGLVVILLAGSSVALAGMIGFVGLIVPHMARGLFGVDHRWMLPGCMLLGAGLLLFADVVARFVIPPQEIPVGVMTALLGTPFFIYIARRRLQAA, from the coding sequence GTGCTGACCACTAGACTGGCAAAACTCACGGGACTGGCCTGTGGCTTGTTGCTTGCCCTCATCGCTTTTGTCGCCAGTGTGGCTCTCGGGCACACGGCAATCAGCGCGACTGATCTGATCGATGCCGTGCTGCACTATGATCCCACCAACATCGACCAGATCATCGTGCGCAGCGAACGCTTGCCGCGTGCCATGATCGCCGCCATTGTCGGTGCCAGCCTGGCCGTCGCCGGGGCGCTGATGCAGACCATGACACGCAATCCGCTGGCCTCCCCGGGCATCCTCGGCATCAATGCCGGCGCCATGTTCTTCGTGGTGGTCTCCGTCACGCTATTGCCCCTGCATTCGCCCTCTCAATATGTGTGGGCGGCGTTGTTCGGTGCCTGTATTGCCGCCGCTGTGGTTTACCTGCTCGGCCGTGGCCGCCATGGTGAGTTATCACCGCTACGTGTGGTGCTGGCCGGAGTCGCAGTCACCGCGCTGTTTGTATCGTTCAGCCAAGGGCTGTTGATCATTGATCAGGAAGGCTTCGAGAGCGTGCTGTTCTGGCTGGCCGGATCCGTGTCGGGGCGCGAACTGGACATGCTCACTCCGTTGCTGCCGCTGTTTCTCAGCGCAGCCGTGCTCTGCCTGGTGCTGATGCGGCATGCCAATGCCTTGCTGCTGGGTGATGATGTGGTCAAGGGTCTCGGCCTGAGCGCCAATGTCATCAAGCTGCTGCTCGGTCTCGTGGTCATTCTGCTTGCCGGCAGTTCGGTGGCACTGGCCGGCATGATCGGCTTCGTCGGCCTGATTGTGCCGCATATGGCCCGAGGTCTGTTTGGCGTGGACCACCGCTGGATGCTGCCTGGTTGCATGCTGCTCGGTGCTGGCCTGCTGCTGTTTGCTGATGTCGTGGCACGTTTCGTGATCCCCCCTCAGGAAATCCCCGTCGGGGTCATGACCGCTCTGCTCGGTACCCCCTTCTTCATCTACATTGCCCGCAGGAGGCTCCAGGCAGCATGA
- a CDS encoding FecCD family ABC transporter permease, giving the protein MSQEHISQKHMNQTLNMRGSGRNSYPAQHAKQRALYILLSLGALLLASAWLSLSLGSYPTHPLKVLDALVAPASSDIGFIIWELRLPRIVLAVLVGAALASAGAILQGIVRNPLASPDVIGITGGASVAAVLFLVSLSTTLSMLWLPVAAILGAFAAALVVFALAWRKGMTPTRLVLVGVGISAAMGAVTTLLIVLSDDTLAMNAYVWLTGSIYAAQWGDIQGLLPWLVLFIPLALLYSRHMDTLSLGDDTATGLGVNVTTSRLLMMICSVALAGSAVAFAGGLSFVGLVAPHIARRLIGRGFALLLPVSALVGGLIVLYADLLGRVAFLPRDLPAGIFVSGIGAPFFVYLLYRIRQ; this is encoded by the coding sequence ATGAGCCAAGAGCACATCAGCCAAAAGCACATGAACCAGACACTGAACATGCGCGGCAGTGGCAGAAACAGCTACCCTGCGCAACATGCCAAACAGCGCGCCCTGTACATCCTTCTCAGTCTGGGTGCCTTGTTGCTGGCCAGTGCCTGGCTGTCGCTGAGCCTCGGCAGCTATCCTACCCACCCTCTCAAGGTACTCGATGCCCTCGTCGCGCCAGCTTCCAGCGATATCGGTTTCATCATCTGGGAACTGCGCCTGCCGCGTATCGTGCTGGCCGTCCTGGTCGGTGCGGCTCTGGCCAGTGCCGGGGCCATTCTGCAGGGCATCGTACGCAATCCGCTGGCGTCACCGGATGTGATCGGTATCACCGGTGGCGCTTCGGTCGCGGCGGTACTGTTTCTGGTCTCGCTCAGCACCACACTGAGCATGCTGTGGCTGCCTGTTGCCGCCATTCTCGGGGCCTTTGCGGCAGCGCTGGTGGTATTCGCCCTGGCCTGGAGAAAGGGCATGACCCCGACACGCCTGGTGCTGGTCGGGGTGGGCATTTCCGCCGCCATGGGAGCGGTGACCACGCTGTTGATCGTGCTCAGCGACGATACCCTGGCCATGAATGCCTATGTGTGGCTGACCGGCAGTATCTACGCGGCCCAGTGGGGGGACATACAGGGCCTGCTGCCCTGGCTGGTTCTCTTCATCCCCCTCGCCCTGCTCTACTCCCGGCATATGGATACGCTCAGCCTGGGCGACGACACCGCCACCGGCCTGGGCGTCAATGTCACCACAAGCCGCCTGCTGATGATGATCTGCAGCGTGGCCTTGGCAGGCTCCGCCGTGGCCTTCGCCGGCGGCCTGAGCTTCGTTGGCCTGGTCGCCCCGCATATCGCCCGCCGCCTGATCGGACGGGGTTTCGCCCTGCTGCTGCCGGTATCGGCACTGGTCGGAGGTCTGATCGTGCTGTATGCCGATTTGCTGGGCCGGGTGGCCTTCCTGCCGCGGGACCTGCCTGCCGGGATCTTCGTTTCCGGTATCGGTGCGCCGTTTTTCGTCTACCTGCTGTACCGGATTCGCCAATAG
- a CDS encoding RraA family protein, which produces MSHEPSFHVQSFHIRPREERIPAELVQRFQDIATSTLGHFTDFGAITSLQPIRRPIRMLGTALTVRIPHIDGSIIRQALLMACPGDVLVIDMSGDDRRACWGELRAYAALRKGLAGVVTSGAITDWHHLSRLALPVYSRGTSPLTTRALELEGEINVPVAIDGVSINPGDLVLGDDDGIFVVPPHRAASLLEQAIDKQAQEDRRRQELAEAYPHWFATHAK; this is translated from the coding sequence ATGTCACACGAACCGTCATTTCATGTTCAGTCGTTTCATATTCGACCACGCGAAGAAAGGATTCCTGCGGAGCTGGTGCAGCGCTTCCAGGATATCGCCACGTCCACGCTGGGCCACTTCACCGATTTCGGTGCCATCACCTCGCTGCAGCCGATACGGCGTCCGATCCGCATGCTCGGCACCGCCTTGACGGTGAGGATTCCGCATATCGACGGCAGCATCATTCGCCAGGCCTTGCTGATGGCGTGTCCTGGGGATGTGCTGGTCATCGACATGTCCGGCGATGACAGACGTGCCTGCTGGGGAGAACTGCGTGCCTATGCCGCGCTACGCAAGGGGCTGGCTGGTGTAGTGACGTCGGGGGCAATCACCGATTGGCACCATCTGTCACGCCTGGCGCTTCCCGTATATTCACGCGGTACCAGTCCGCTGACGACGCGCGCCCTGGAGCTTGAAGGCGAGATCAACGTCCCGGTCGCCATCGATGGCGTCAGCATCAACCCTGGCGACCTGGTGCTGGGGGATGACGACGGCATCTTCGTGGTGCCGCCGCACCGTGCAGCTTCCCTGCTGGAACAGGCCATCGACAAGCAGGCCCAGGAAGACCGCCGCCGCCAAGAGCTTGCCGAAGCCTATCCGCATTGGTTTGCGACGCACGCGAAGTAG